A part of Rhopalosiphum maidis isolate BTI-1 chromosome 3, ASM367621v3, whole genome shotgun sequence genomic DNA contains:
- the LOC113556417 gene encoding uncharacterized protein LOC113556417, whose amino-acid sequence MPQKEIRKQQKRTGPKRSHHRASECGKWGRAEHNQRTFGSADSERCFKSATALHFSAALIDNTTSLKIEQRVKEKVRLLVDTGSDVNMIKLSELKKNILVDETTIYKLTGINSQPVFTIGSVTLKIQLGTEDTIAVFQVTHDNFPISEAGILGAPFLRDNGININFRTSSLSTESPNPEPPEPQIIQPRSETLIPVLTDKEDGTTLIIHAQNIGEKGIVSGNIVNHVKDGQILVSVINTSEDPIELFPPRLGGVQHEIFRESGAYVCHQIEEQKVKESRKKRLTETIRMDHLNHEERASLLRICKKYQDLFHFEGEPLSFTTAIQHEIKIPEGTAPVNIRPYRLPYAHRQVIVEQMEKLEEDNIIQPSESPWNAPLVVVPKKPDANGKPQFRVCVDFRRLNQLIIGDAFPIPRIDEILDQLGRSRYYTTLDLASGYHQVPIRPQDCEKTGFSTDKGHFEFVRMPFGLCGAPSTFQRLMNNVLTGLNGMKAFVYLDDIIIHAVDLMEHETRLEEVFQRLRKFNLQLQPNKCQFLRREVIYLGHLITDAGVRPDPTKISCVRDHPVPRNPTEIKQFLGLSGYKYQDIMSLYEATAKICGQMTERFGSTEISNACEQFVQVFSRATLPYLYEIETSHRNMLLSIGDKYTGEARIRRGLVHTVQRMVKVLYGMYSNIDTDFIFKQIIALSLSRNQNITLSSERIRIMQVDTDKQIKKITEHQEKLEENLQYLQEQTRVVIQKLDKIEFKTRLLEQAFLFEILLNQYSYETQNLMAVINSAMNGEIHTSVFSSEKFLMELREIKMNLPVGTALPLELKAESLTEFLQISDLTILHREHYLVFLIGIPLTSVEEYTMYHPISLPIQYGENTIALIPPEIDYLALSNDNENFISLGVSQWESCSKLESYTLCKGEQPIHYRTGSNLCELSQLTKFNTHSKDCRVKLVTLETPIWHRLSKTNSWLYYTQPDLCTIKCTDPPHTFRVEISGVGRLTTSSSCEIHTKSSILVPFSKSNRNIKLDIIPENRKSNIKSMLTETFCSVMPQNLTNVKIFKDFNSLAHRAMESSELKPKPTEPLFIFKIEFHITMLYISITFSILFISAVAIRFKNKIIKMYNPEIADNLSNNNQDNL is encoded by the coding sequence ATGCCGCAAAAGGAAATACGTAAACAGCAAAAAAGAACAGGACCCAAAAGAAGTCACCACAGAGCATCAGAATGCGGGAAATGGGGCAGAGCCGAGCACAACCAGCGCACGTTCGGTTCAGCAGATTCAGAGCGCTGTTTTAAGTCTGCAACGGCCCTCCACTTCTCAGCAGCATTGATAGACAATACGACCTCGCTCAAGATTGAACAGCGTGTGAAGGAAAAAGTAAGATTGTTGGTGGATACTGGTAGTGacgtaaatatgataaaacttTCAGAGCTGAAGAAAAATATACTGGTGGACGAAACCACTATTTACAAACTAACAGGTATAAATTCACAGCCAGTGTTCACCATAGGATCAGTCACTTTAAAAATCCAACTTGGAACAGAAGATACAATTGCCGTGTTCCAGGTAACGCATGACAACTTTCCTATATCAGAAGCAGGGATTTTGGGCGCTCCATTTCTTCGAGACaatggaataaatattaacttcagAACCTCTTCATTGTCGACAGAATCTCCAAATCCAGAACCTCCAGAACCTCAGATTATCCAACCACGTTCGGAAACACTCATACCCGTCTTGACAGACAAGGAAGATGGAACAACCTTAATAATCCATGCGCAGAACATCGGAGAAAAAGGGATTGTATCGGGAAATATTGTCAATCATGTAAAGGATGGACAAATATTGGTCTCGGTAATAAACACGTCAGAGGATCCCATCGAATTGTTTCCACCCCGACTGGGGGGTGTGCAACACGAAATCTTCAGAGAATCAGGTGCCTACGTCTGTCATCAAATAGAAGAACAGAAAGTTAAAGAGAGCCGAAAAAAAAGGTTAACAGAAACAATTCGAATGGACCACCTAAATCACGAGGAGCGAGCCAGCCTCCTacgaatatgtaaaaaatatcaggATTTATTCCATTTTGAGGGAGAACCTCTATCGTTCACCACAGCGATCCAGCATGAAATCAAAATTCCGGAAGGAACGGCTCCAGTAAACATCAGGCCATATAGGCTTCCCTACGCTCATAGACAGGTGATTGTCGAGCAAATGGAAAAATTAGAAgaggataatattattcaaccgTCAGAATCGCCATGGAACGCACCTCTAGTAGTGGTACCTAAGAAACCTGACGCGAACGGGAAACCACAATTCAGGGTCTGTGTGGATTTTCGCCGTCTCAACCAGCTTATCATCGGGGATGCTTTTCCAATTCCAAGGATCGATGAAATTCTGGACCAACTAGGACGCTCCAGATATTACACTACGCTAGACCTCGCCAGTGGTTACCATCAAGTACCAATTCGACCACAAGACTGTGAGAAGACGGGATTTTCAACAGACAAAGGTCACTTCGAGTTTGTCCGAATGCCCTTCGGACTATGTGGTGCCCCAAGCACGTTCCAGCGTTTGATGAACAACGTGTTGACAGGACTGAATGGTATGAAGGCGTTTGTATATctagatgatattattatacacgcagTCGATCTAATGGAACACGAGACTAGGCTGGAAGAAGTATTCCAACGATTGCGGAAATTCAACCTACAGCTTCAACCGAACAAATGTCAATTCCTTAGACGCGAAGTCATCTACCTCGGACATTTAATAACGGATGCGGGTGTGAGACCCGATCCGACAAAAATCAGCTGCGTACGAGATCACCCCGTACCCAGAAATCCAACCGAAATTAAGCAATTCCTCGGACTCTCGGGTTATAAATACCAGGATATAATGTCGCTGTATGAAGCTACCGCAAAAATTTGCGGACAAATGACAGAGCGGTTCGGAAGTACGGAAATATCAAATGCATGCGAACAATTCGTACAGGTATTTTCAAGAGCAACATTGCCCTACCTGTATGAAATCGAAACCAGTCATCGTAATATGCTGCTTTCCATTGGAGATAAATACACGGGGGAAGCTAGGATACGACGAGGATTGGTCCACACAGTACAACGGATGGTGAAAGTCTTGTATGgcatgtattcaaatattgacACCGATTTcatattcaaacaaataatagcTCTCAGTCTAAGCAGAAATCAGAACATCACCTTAAGCTCGGAGAGGATAAGAATCATGCAGGTGGATACAGACAAACAGATAAAGAAGATCACAGAGCATCAGGAAAAACTGGAGGAAAATCTCCAGTATTTACAAGAGCAAACTAGAGTAGTCATACAAAAGCTTGacaaaatagaatttaaaacaagGCTACTGGAACAGGCGTTTCTTTTCGAAATTTTACTTAATCAGTATTCATACGAAACCCAAAATTTAATGGCCGTAATTAACTCAGCAATGAATGGCGAAATACATACAAGCGTGTTTTCATCGGAGAAATTTCTCATGGAATTGAGGGAAATTAAGATGAACTTACCGGTAGGAACAGCATTGCCACTAGAACTTAAAGCAGAATCTCTAACAGAATTTCTACAAATCTCTGATCTAACAATCCTGCATAGAGAACACTACTTGGTCTTTCTTATAGGAATACCTTTAACGTCTGTTGAGGAATATACCATGTATCACCCTATTTCACTACCCATCCAATATGGCGAAAATACCATAGCCCTAATTCCCCCTGAAATCGACTACCTAGCATTAAGTAACGATAACGAAAATTTTATCTCATTAGGGGTAAGTCAATGGGAATCATGTAGTAAGTTAGAGTCATATACACTTTGTAAGGGTGAGCAACCGATCCATTACCGAACGGGATCCAACTTATGCGAGTTATCtcaattaactaaatttaacaCCCATTCGAAAGACTGTAGAGTCAAACTAGTCACATTAGAGACACCCATTTGGCATCGATTATCGAAGACAAACTCTTGGTTGTACTATACTCAACCAGATTTATGTACGATTAAGTGCACAGATCCTCCGCATACATTCAGAGTTGAGATCTCGGGTGTGGGTAGGTTGACCACCTCCTCATCTTGTGAAATTCATACAAAAAGTTCTATACTCGTACCATTCTCTAAAtccaatagaaatattaagcTTGATATAATACCGGAAAATCGTAAAtccaatataaaatcaatgttaaCAGAAACTTTTTGCTCAGTTATGCCACAGAACCTcactaatgtaaaaatatttaaggattttaattcattagctCATAGAGCAATGGAATCGAGTGAACTTAAGCCTAAACCCACAGaaccattgtttatttttaaaatagaattccATATTACCATGCTTTATATATCCATAAccttttctatattatttataagtgcaGTAGCTATAAggtttaagaataaaatcataaaaatgtataatccgGAAATTGCGGACAATCTTTCAAATAACAATCAAGATAACCTTtaa